Proteins encoded by one window of Anaerosalibacter sp. Marseille-P3206:
- the phnE gene encoding phosphonate ABC transporter, permease protein PhnE, which yields MNSLKNYIAKNKLYKSLYFLGIIIILVFLGFKVEFDFVKLHKGIPSMFNLFERMLKPNISYGVEAFDKLIETIQIAIVSSILGVLVALPFSLLIADNITPNRYASAILSGVFSFLRTIPSLIWAAILVSIFSVGKFSGIVALTIIAFLISLKLFREYIEAIKENQLNSIRSVGANSIQVLRYCVLPRILELSISVFFIVLETNIRSATILGLVGAGGIGQIMWRDLNHLRYDNLSTLILILFFTILIIDLLSLFVRKYLIKKTIRFKTINTYKKLQVFKIFYIPILVIILFIFAFRSLNITYDRFILGLGQGKDVISRMIRIDPTCFPKLIEGILESFFIAVFATIVGGLFALVLSYLTAYNTSPNKGISIFLKGVINILRTFPPIVTAIIFFRGVGPGPMAGAMALSIYTTGVLTKMYSEVLESEGKNIQDSIITTGATNLQSYRHGLLLHTFPTFISLALYRLESNIRNSTILGVIGAGGIGTTLVMNITWRNWEKVGFLLLGISIMIIIIDKLSQLKR from the coding sequence ATGAACTCCTTAAAGAATTATATAGCTAAGAATAAACTATATAAAAGCTTATATTTTTTAGGCATTATTATTATTTTGGTTTTTCTTGGATTTAAGGTAGAATTTGATTTTGTTAAACTACATAAAGGTATACCTAGCATGTTTAATCTTTTTGAGAGGATGCTAAAACCAAATATATCTTATGGAGTAGAAGCATTTGACAAACTAATTGAAACAATTCAAATTGCTATAGTATCATCTATTTTAGGAGTATTAGTAGCATTACCTTTTTCTCTTTTAATTGCAGACAATATCACTCCAAATAGGTATGCATCAGCCATACTAAGTGGAGTATTTTCATTTCTTAGAACTATACCAAGTTTAATATGGGCAGCAATTTTAGTAAGTATATTTAGTGTAGGAAAGTTTTCAGGAATAGTTGCTCTTACTATTATTGCATTTTTGATATCATTAAAATTATTTAGAGAATATATTGAAGCAATTAAAGAAAATCAATTAAATTCAATCAGATCAGTGGGTGCAAATTCTATACAAGTTTTAAGGTATTGTGTTTTACCCCGTATATTGGAATTATCTATTTCTGTTTTTTTTATTGTACTTGAGACAAATATCCGCAGTGCAACTATTTTAGGATTAGTTGGTGCTGGAGGAATAGGCCAGATCATGTGGAGGGATTTAAATCATCTCAGATATGACAATTTATCAACATTAATATTAATTTTATTTTTTACAATTTTGATTATAGATTTACTGAGTTTATTTGTTAGAAAATATCTTATAAAAAAAACTATAAGATTTAAAACTATTAATACCTATAAAAAACTTCAGGTATTTAAGATTTTTTATATACCTATTTTAGTGATAATATTATTTATATTTGCTTTTAGATCTTTGAATATTACCTATGATAGATTTATATTAGGATTGGGTCAGGGTAAAGATGTTATATCGAGAATGATAAGAATAGACCCTACTTGTTTTCCTAAGCTTATAGAGGGAATATTAGAAAGCTTTTTTATAGCAGTATTTGCAACAATAGTAGGAGGATTATTTGCTTTAGTTCTTTCATATTTAACAGCATACAATACATCACCTAATAAAGGAATATCTATATTTTTAAAGGGAGTTATAAATATTTTAAGGACATTTCCACCAATAGTAACAGCAATAATTTTTTTTAGAGGAGTAGGACCAGGGCCCATGGCTGGAGCTATGGCTCTTAGCATCTATACGACAGGTGTGCTTACCAAAATGTATAGTGAAGTACTGGAAAGTGAAGGGAAAAACATACAAGATAGTATAATAACAACAGGAGCAACTAATCTGCAGTCCTATAGACATGGACTACTACTTCATACATTTCCAACTTTTATTAGCTTGGCATTATACAGATTAGAATCAAACATTAGAAATTCTACTATTTTAGGAGTAATCGGCGCAGGTGGAATAGGCACTACCTTAGTTATGAATATAACCTGGAGAAACTGGGAAAAAGTAGGTTTTCTACTTCTTGGTATATCAATAATGATAATAATAATAGATAAATTAAGCCAACTCAAACGGTAG
- the phnC gene encoding phosphonate ABC transporter ATP-binding protein, translating to MLKIEGLTVSYDGKTLAIDNINTEIKQGEFIGIIGSSGSGKSTLLKSINLLVTPSSGKVYIDDVDIIKLNNSQLRNIRRQIGFVFQDYNLIERSTVLENVLIGRLGYKSSLKSFFGLFNDEDYESASNALRQVGLSKKMFERAEELSGGQKQRVAIAKTLCQKPKIILADEPVSSLDIATSQNIMDYFKAINDKKNITIMINLHDVNLAKKYCHRIIALKNGKIIYDGKVGDLKDELLKELYS from the coding sequence ATGCTTAAAATAGAAGGTTTAACTGTTTCCTATGATGGCAAAACATTAGCAATAGATAATATAAATACAGAAATAAAGCAAGGAGAATTTATAGGTATAATAGGTTCTTCTGGTAGTGGAAAATCTACTTTACTAAAGTCTATAAACTTATTAGTTACACCTTCCAGTGGTAAAGTGTATATAGATGATGTAGACATTATAAAGCTAAATAATTCTCAGCTTAGAAATATAAGAAGACAAATAGGATTTGTTTTTCAAGATTATAACCTAATTGAAAGGTCTACTGTCTTAGAAAATGTATTAATAGGAAGACTTGGATATAAGTCTTCCTTAAAATCTTTTTTCGGATTGTTTAATGATGAAGACTATGAAAGTGCAAGTAATGCATTAAGGCAAGTAGGTTTAAGTAAAAAAATGTTTGAAAGAGCTGAAGAATTAAGTGGAGGACAAAAGCAAAGAGTAGCTATTGCTAAGACTCTTTGTCAAAAACCAAAGATTATTTTAGCAGATGAGCCAGTATCTAGTTTAGATATAGCTACTTCTCAAAATATAATGGATTATTTTAAGGCTATTAATGATAAGAAAAATATTACTATAATGATTAATCTTCATGATGTAAATTTGGCAAAGAAGTACTGTCATAGAATTATAGCTCTTAAAAATGGAAAAATTATATATGATGGGAAAGTAGGTGATTTGAAAGATGAACTCCTTAAAGAATTATATAGCTAA
- the tnpB gene encoding IS66 family insertion sequence element accessory protein TnpB: MFDPFSRSLFVFCNRKKDKIKILEWDINGFWVYFKR, encoded by the coding sequence ATTTTTGATCCTTTTTCAAGAAGCCTATTTGTTTTTTGTAATAGAAAGAAAGATAAAATTAAAATATTAGAATGGGATATAAATGGGTTTTGGGTCTACTTCAAAAGATAA
- a CDS encoding phosphate/phosphite/phosphonate ABC transporter substrate-binding protein, translating into MKRVIVLLLIVVLAISIVGCTPKEEEVIKMGFVPMKDGDSLIESVEPLTEMLSKELGVKVEGFTATNYVGVVEGLGSGQVDFGFIPPFAYVLANKESDAKVILTALNKSGEAKYRSQFLVRKDSGITSFSHTKGKKVAFVDPSSTSGYLFPGAHLIKEGIDIEKDIEYVYAGGHDKALQLLLNGDVDVATTFVDARDRYKEDFPEAMEKTEVLGYTDYIPNISVTVRGDMEEELKEKIKVALLNIAKTEEGSELLKTLFNMYGFEEATDADYDIIRTTAETMNIDLKEAE; encoded by the coding sequence ATGAAAAGAGTAATTGTTTTATTGTTAATAGTAGTTTTAGCTATTTCAATTGTTGGTTGTACACCAAAGGAAGAAGAGGTCATTAAAATGGGATTTGTTCCTATGAAAGATGGAGATTCATTAATAGAATCTGTAGAACCATTGACAGAAATGTTATCTAAGGAACTAGGTGTTAAGGTAGAAGGATTTACTGCTACAAATTATGTAGGAGTAGTAGAAGGATTAGGCTCAGGTCAAGTTGATTTTGGTTTTATTCCACCATTTGCTTATGTATTAGCAAATAAGGAAAGCGATGCAAAAGTTATATTAACAGCATTAAACAAATCAGGAGAGGCAAAATATCGTTCACAATTTCTAGTAAGAAAGGATAGCGGTATAACTAGTTTTTCACACACAAAGGGTAAAAAAGTAGCATTTGTAGATCCATCTTCAACATCTGGATATTTATTTCCAGGGGCACATTTGATAAAAGAAGGAATAGACATAGAAAAAGATATAGAATATGTATATGCTGGAGGGCATGATAAGGCACTTCAATTGCTATTAAATGGTGATGTAGATGTGGCAACTACTTTTGTAGATGCAAGAGATAGATATAAAGAAGATTTTCCAGAAGCTATGGAAAAAACTGAAGTATTAGGCTACACTGATTATATCCCAAATATATCAGTAACTGTTAGAGGAGATATGGAAGAAGAGCTTAAAGAAAAGATAAAAGTTGCATTATTAAATATAGCAAAGACTGAAGAAGGTTCAGAACTTTTAAAGACTTTATTTAATATGTATGGATTTGAAGAGGCAACAGATGCAGATTATGACATTATAAGAACTACAGCAGAGACGATGAATATTGACTTAAAAGAAGCTGAATAG
- a CDS encoding histidine kinase dimerization/phospho-acceptor domain-containing protein has translation MAHQLKTPIISIGFMAELIKTDKENTDIYLEKLYLELDRLKNFTEVLLKLSKVNSNTIVLEESFGSKAKTKLFKMDDNAFSTIKSWLKQGRLPEDGEIIISNDMAREIGKTVGDSIKFGGNTYNIAGIIMIQLMNIKNFTIYF, from the coding sequence ATAGCCCATCAACTTAAAACACCTATAATCTCAATAGGATTTATGGCAGAGTTAATTAAAACAGATAAAGAAAATACAGATATATACTTAGAAAAATTGTATTTAGAATTAGATAGACTTAAAAACTTTACAGAAGTACTTTTAAAGCTATCTAAAGTAAATTCAAATACTATAGTTTTAGAAGAAAGTTTTGGCTCTAAAGCAAAGACTAAATTATTTAAAATGGATGATAATGCTTTTTCCACTATTAAATCCTGGCTAAAACAAGGACGGCTACCTGAAGATGGAGAAATAATAATAAGTAATGATATGGCTAGAGAAATTGGAAAAACTGTAGGAGATAGTATTAAATTTGGAGGAAACACCTACAATATTGCAGGAATTATTATGATACAACTTATGAATATCAAGAATTTTACAATATATTTTTAA
- a CDS encoding GntR family transcriptional regulator — protein MNKLPKIKSKGTLTERTIEILKDAIVNLELKPGQLIKEEEIAEQIGVSRTPIRAAIDRLVYEGLLVVIPGKGTFVTELTHKQVDDLLSVRKLLEGLSIELAATLRTEEDLKNIRYLLHKQEEALRGEFKSKKVFLDVDSELHNYIASISKNEYLQKQLSIIIMNSRRFLNATTEDTFFLEVIEEHKELYKCIEDQKPEKAKEYMQKHIDNIKIRMIKSLNI, from the coding sequence ATGAATAAATTACCTAAGATAAAATCAAAAGGGACATTAACTGAAAGGACAATCGAAATTTTAAAAGATGCTATTGTAAATCTTGAATTAAAACCAGGGCAACTAATAAAAGAAGAAGAGATAGCTGAACAGATAGGTGTATCTAGAACTCCTATTAGAGCAGCTATTGATCGGCTTGTATACGAAGGATTACTTGTAGTTATTCCAGGCAAAGGTACTTTTGTAACAGAATTAACTCATAAACAAGTTGACGATCTATTGAGTGTTAGAAAATTATTAGAAGGTCTTTCTATTGAATTAGCAGCAACTTTGAGAACAGAAGAAGATTTAAAAAATATAAGATATTTATTACATAAACAAGAAGAAGCATTAAGAGGAGAGTTTAAGAGTAAGAAGGTTTTTTTAGATGTGGATTCAGAATTACATAATTACATAGCTAGTATTAGTAAAAATGAATATTTGCAAAAACAATTATCAATTATTATTATGAATTCTAGACGTTTTTTAAATGCTACAACAGAAGATACATTTTTCTTAGAGGTTATAGAGGAGCATAAAGAATTATACAAATGTATAGAAGATCAAAAACCAGAAAAAGCAAAAGAATATATGCAAAAGCATATTGATAATATTAAAATTCGTATGATTAAAAGTTTAAATATCTAA
- a CDS encoding DUF4825 domain-containing protein has protein sequence MKKSGKPLVVSLILIILCTSFLIGYETKKEKTLVDELYSYKTKYVGDNSKVGGIVSKLEFPKEYSYKSMEILSKEEPYGLKLYFNGNANEVNIDDFKLDSAILFSLIDNLDHIIYIVEDDGEEIEIETITRANIDSITISVLGMRTSELGSSKNKFTKLVEFYEEVKNEIEEEKEDTSQII, from the coding sequence GTGAAAAAATCAGGAAAACCTTTAGTTGTATCATTGATATTAATAATATTATGTACTAGTTTTTTAATAGGTTATGAAACTAAAAAAGAAAAAACCTTGGTAGATGAATTATACAGCTATAAAACTAAATATGTAGGTGATAATTCTAAAGTAGGGGGTATAGTTTCAAAATTAGAATTTCCAAAAGAATATAGTTATAAATCTATGGAGATTTTATCTAAGGAAGAACCCTATGGATTAAAATTATACTTTAATGGAAATGCAAATGAAGTTAATATAGATGATTTTAAATTGGACAGTGCTATATTGTTTTCTTTAATAGACAATTTAGATCATATTATCTATATAGTTGAAGACGATGGTGAAGAAATAGAAATTGAAACTATTACTAGGGCTAATATAGATTCAATCACTATATCTGTTTTAGGTATGAGGACTAGTGAGTTAGGAAGTAGTAAAAACAAATTCACTAAATTAGTAGAATTTTATGAAGAAGTTAAAAATGAGATAGAAGAGGAAAAAGAAGATACAAGTCAAATAATCTAG
- a CDS encoding ornithine cyclodeaminase, whose translation MGKLQTKYIDLPTMAKYLKSVGVENIMERLIPYLEDDYGRWEDFHKIPRTAHHSDVGVLELMPVGDSKTYSFKYVNGHPENPKHNYLTVMGIGLLAEVSTGFPLLLSELTLTTAIRTAANSVMAAKYLAKPNPKKMALIGNGCQSEFQALGFHHILGVEEIYCYDVDPAATDKLMDNLKDVKNLKLIKCNSTKEACKGVDIITTVTADKKYATILTPDMVEPGVHINGVGGDCPGKTELDSKVLHMGDVYVEFEPQSRVEGEIQHMDEDFKVTEICNVIKTGKPIDRKPDEITIFDSVGFALEDFSMLRLLYDIAKDENIGKPQTLVPVLENPKNLYGMLR comes from the coding sequence ATGGGAAAATTACAAACAAAGTACATTGATTTGCCTACCATGGCAAAATATTTAAAATCAGTTGGTGTAGAAAATATTATGGAACGTCTAATTCCATATTTGGAAGATGACTATGGACGTTGGGAAGATTTCCATAAAATTCCTAGAACTGCACATCACAGCGATGTAGGTGTTCTCGAATTAATGCCTGTAGGTGATTCAAAGACTTATTCATTTAAATATGTAAATGGACATCCAGAAAATCCTAAACATAACTATTTAACAGTAATGGGTATCGGGCTTTTAGCAGAAGTATCAACTGGATTTCCATTGCTTTTAAGCGAATTGACATTAACAACTGCTATTCGTACAGCAGCTAATTCAGTAATGGCTGCAAAGTATTTGGCTAAACCTAATCCAAAGAAAATGGCATTAATCGGAAATGGTTGCCAAAGTGAATTCCAAGCACTTGGTTTTCATCACATATTAGGAGTAGAAGAAATTTATTGCTATGATGTAGACCCAGCTGCTACTGACAAATTGATGGATAATCTAAAAGATGTAAAAAATCTAAAGTTAATAAAATGTAACAGCACAAAAGAAGCATGTAAAGGTGTTGACATTATAACAACTGTTACCGCAGACAAGAAATACGCTACAATTCTTACACCTGATATGGTTGAACCAGGTGTACACATAAACGGCGTTGGTGGAGATTGCCCAGGAAAAACAGAACTTGATTCAAAAGTTCTTCATATGGGAGATGTATATGTTGAATTTGAACCTCAAAGTCGTGTAGAAGGAGAAATTCAACATATGGATGAAGATTTTAAAGTTACTGAAATTTGTAATGTAATTAAAACTGGAAAGCCTATAGACAGAAAACCTGATGAAATAACTATTTTCGACTCAGTAGGTTTCGCTTTAGAAGACTTTTCAATGTTAAGATTACTTTATGACATTGCAAAAGATGAAAATATAGGCAAACCACAAACTCTTGTACCAGTACTAGAAAATCCTAAGAATTTATATGGCATGTTAAGATAA
- a CDS encoding helix-turn-helix domain-containing protein gives MDKNRKHEEYIAVQSTNCQTFDETSICAIDIEFIDKPTKALLHQQSRFLYILEGKGKILIQGNVFNLNKGALIAILPWQYSEIIEVEEPLRYYLIVYKFDIINSIIKKLFNVLNEDVDLINAISTNNAVYCDQDTAMLVENICRKISKEIGVKSANISKSHNDNLSPIFLNSLIIEILVTFYRAIDKKEKNKIQENVPCKIEIFQYIYMHLSEKVTLKQLSNIFYMSESAISKYIYDTVGFSYSELIAEMRVAKTINFLLYTDLTLDEVDKVLGYVDASHVSKIFSRKVGIKAKDYRKTYSKINEICKIKRSKKPYQIISYIFNRYNEDITVNSVAENFNITVVELNQILKYQVEKSFEDFLNFIRINQACELLLNTGNLISDIAYEVGFNNTKTFTRNFYKYQKMTPSDFRKKTELQKKLI, from the coding sequence ATGGATAAAAACCGTAAACATGAAGAATATATAGCAGTACAATCTACAAATTGTCAAACATTTGATGAAACTTCTATTTGTGCTATTGATATTGAATTTATAGACAAACCTACCAAGGCACTTCTCCATCAACAATCTCGTTTTTTGTATATTCTCGAAGGAAAAGGCAAAATTTTAATTCAAGGAAATGTTTTCAATCTTAATAAGGGTGCACTGATTGCAATACTGCCTTGGCAATATTCTGAGATTATAGAAGTTGAAGAACCTTTGAGATATTATTTGATTGTTTACAAATTTGACATTATAAATAGTATAATCAAAAAACTTTTTAATGTTTTGAATGAAGATGTGGATTTAATCAATGCAATTTCAACCAACAACGCTGTATATTGCGATCAGGATACAGCAATGCTAGTTGAAAATATATGTCGAAAAATTAGTAAAGAAATTGGAGTTAAGTCTGCTAATATTTCAAAATCGCATAATGACAATCTCAGCCCAATTTTTCTAAATTCTCTCATTATTGAAATATTAGTAACCTTTTATCGTGCAATTGATAAAAAAGAAAAAAACAAGATTCAAGAGAATGTTCCGTGCAAAATAGAAATATTTCAATATATTTATATGCACTTGAGTGAAAAAGTCACATTAAAACAACTATCAAATATATTTTATATGAGTGAATCTGCTATAAGTAAATACATCTATGATACGGTTGGTTTTTCTTACTCCGAATTAATAGCTGAGATGCGTGTTGCAAAAACTATAAACTTTTTATTATATACTGATTTAACACTTGATGAAGTCGATAAAGTACTAGGCTATGTAGATGCTTCCCACGTTTCAAAAATTTTTAGTAGAAAGGTCGGCATAAAGGCAAAAGATTATCGAAAAACTTATAGTAAGATAAATGAAATATGTAAAATCAAAAGAAGTAAAAAACCATATCAGATTATCTCATATATATTCAATAGATACAATGAAGATATCACCGTAAATTCAGTTGCTGAAAATTTTAACATTACTGTGGTAGAACTCAACCAAATTTTAAAGTATCAAGTTGAAAAAAGTTTTGAAGACTTTTTAAATTTTATCAGAATCAATCAAGCTTGCGAATTACTTCTAAACACTGGAAACTTAATTTCAGATATTGCATATGAGGTAGGATTTAATAACACTAAGACCTTTACAAGAAATTTTTATAAATATCAAAAAATGACTCCCAGCGATTTCCGCAAAAAAACAGAGCTGCAAAAAAAGTTAATATAA
- a CDS encoding RNA polymerase sigma factor, protein MIDKLYKDYYNKLLWYCISLSRSNTSIAEDIVQETFMRALENAHILNDLTESQCCSWLYRTAKNIFIDKVRRMANEPMIEEPLFKEDDLSKILVSQLCARLPEKERALFWMRYIEGYTSTELGEMFNLPSSTIRSRLSSARKKMSKIYFMQKGKGD, encoded by the coding sequence TTGATAGATAAATTATACAAGGATTATTATAATAAACTTTTGTGGTATTGTATAAGCCTCTCCAGAAGCAACACTTCTATTGCAGAAGATATAGTGCAGGAGACCTTTATGAGAGCATTGGAAAATGCACATATTCTTAATGACTTGACTGAGTCTCAATGTTGTTCTTGGCTATATAGAACTGCTAAAAATATCTTTATTGATAAGGTAAGGCGTATGGCAAATGAACCTATGATTGAAGAGCCCTTATTTAAAGAAGATGATTTAAGCAAAATTTTAGTAAGTCAATTGTGTGCTCGTTTACCAGAAAAAGAGAGAGCCTTGTTTTGGATGAGGTATATAGAAGGATATACTTCTACTGAGCTTGGTGAGATGTTTAATTTACCGTCATCAACCATAAGGTCAAGATTATCTTCAGCAAGAAAAAAGATGTCTAAAATATATTTTATGCAGAAAGGGAAAGGTGATTGA
- a CDS encoding MATE family efflux transporter, which yields MENLQELFAPKDLTEGPPWKRIIEFAIPMLIGNVAQQLYNTADSIIVGRYVGDNALAAVGSASPILNLLLVLFVGISVGASIMVAQYFGAKDREKLSHTIGVCLSLTAIASIAIMIIGPIIARPLLSLLKTPKSIIDWCTDYLTIFFIGIAGFAYFNILSGVLRGLGDSISALIFLLISTALNVVLDIIFVAKFNMGVPGVAFATIIAQGFSAILSIIKLMKSKSSFDLNLKMLKLNKEYSHRLIKLGLPSGLTQAIFSLAMIIVQSLTNSFGEMVIAANVIIMRVDGFAMMPNFSFGSAMTTYAGQNIGARKIDRVERGTKEGTMIAVGISTTITILLLIFGKYLMGVFTDTKELVDLSVHMMRILAVGYIAMAITQSLSGVMRGAGDTMTPMWISLFTTVLVRVPIAYGIAYLTRSKAYPTGRPESIFISLLMSWTIGAIITIIFFKKGNWRKKGFIDS from the coding sequence ATGGAAAATTTACAAGAATTATTCGCCCCGAAGGATCTTACAGAAGGTCCTCCCTGGAAGCGAATTATAGAGTTTGCAATACCTATGTTAATAGGAAATGTTGCTCAGCAATTATATAATACTGCTGATTCAATTATTGTAGGGAGATATGTTGGTGACAACGCCCTTGCCGCAGTTGGTAGTGCTTCTCCAATATTAAATCTTTTGCTAGTACTATTTGTAGGGATTTCTGTAGGAGCTAGTATAATGGTAGCTCAATATTTTGGAGCTAAAGATCGAGAAAAACTATCCCACACTATTGGTGTCTGTTTATCACTGACAGCTATAGCCTCAATAGCAATTATGATTATTGGACCAATTATTGCTCGTCCATTACTTTCACTTCTTAAGACACCAAAATCTATTATAGATTGGTGCACAGACTATTTAACCATCTTTTTTATTGGAATTGCAGGATTTGCTTATTTTAATATACTATCTGGAGTTTTAAGAGGACTTGGAGATTCAATCTCAGCTCTTATTTTTTTACTGATTTCTACTGCTTTAAATGTAGTACTTGATATTATCTTTGTTGCTAAGTTTAATATGGGCGTTCCTGGAGTTGCATTTGCAACTATTATTGCACAAGGTTTTTCAGCGATTCTATCTATTATAAAATTAATGAAATCTAAAAGCAGTTTTGATTTAAATCTGAAAATGTTGAAACTAAATAAGGAATATTCTCATAGACTAATAAAACTTGGTTTGCCATCAGGATTAACACAAGCTATTTTTTCTCTTGCAATGATTATAGTACAATCATTGACTAATAGTTTCGGTGAAATGGTCATAGCCGCTAACGTAATTATAATGCGTGTAGATGGATTTGCCATGATGCCAAACTTCTCATTTGGTAGTGCAATGACAACATATGCTGGTCAAAATATAGGAGCTAGAAAAATAGATAGAGTAGAAAGAGGTACCAAGGAAGGTACTATGATTGCTGTAGGAATTTCTACTACAATAACCATTTTACTTTTGATTTTTGGTAAATATCTTATGGGTGTTTTTACTGACACTAAAGAATTAGTTGATTTAAGTGTACACATGATGAGAATCCTTGCAGTGGGCTATATTGCAATGGCAATAACACAAAGTCTATCTGGTGTAATGCGTGGTGCTGGTGATACTATGACTCCAATGTGGATTTCACTATTTACAACAGTTCTTGTTCGTGTTCCAATAGCCTATGGTATTGCTTATTTGACTAGAAGTAAAGCATATCCTACAGGAAGGCCTGAATCCATTTTTATTTCTCTACTTATGTCTTGGACGATAGGAGCAATTATAACTATTATTTTCTTTAAGAAAGGTAATTGGCGTAAAAAAGGTTTCATTGATTCATAA
- a CDS encoding TRAP transporter substrate-binding protein, with protein MKKKYVFPCLLLFIAVLTAGIFYKEDYNKKNPTSSGPIVIRLSHVANETSPLHLSCVYFEEILEERSEGKFDVQVYPNSQLGGDRQAVEAVSLGSITASFPGTAVLSGFEPKFMVGDLPFIFKTRDAAYKAYDNELGEELNKLLEPHNLVSLGYGDTGYRHITNNKKPITCPDDLDGLAIRTMENPIHMASFREWGANPTPISFSELFTALQQHTIDAQENPLQIICSSRFYEVQDYLSLTGHFYALGSLLFNKEFVENLPEDLNILLNECARETVEYQRKITQEMEEEFLQELEAAGMHINELTPEQKDLFIEKAEPVYEKYEGMLGKDLIELARKYND; from the coding sequence ATGAAGAAAAAGTATGTATTTCCTTGTTTGCTATTATTTATTGCAGTTTTAACAGCAGGTATATTTTATAAAGAAGATTATAATAAAAAAAATCCAACTTCATCGGGACCTATTGTTATTAGACTTTCTCATGTAGCAAATGAAACATCTCCTTTACATTTATCATGTGTTTATTTTGAAGAAATTTTAGAAGAAAGATCAGAAGGTAAGTTTGATGTACAAGTATATCCAAATAGCCAATTAGGTGGAGATAGACAAGCAGTAGAAGCAGTAAGTCTTGGATCTATAACTGCATCTTTTCCAGGGACAGCAGTTTTATCTGGTTTTGAGCCTAAATTTATGGTAGGAGATTTACCTTTTATATTCAAAACACGTGATGCAGCATATAAGGCATATGATAATGAACTTGGTGAAGAATTAAACAAATTACTTGAACCACATAATCTTGTTAGTTTAGGATATGGGGACACAGGTTATAGGCATATAACAAATAATAAGAAACCGATTACCTGTCCAGATGATTTAGATGGACTTGCCATTAGGACTATGGAAAATCCTATACATATGGCATCTTTTAGAGAATGGGGAGCAAATCCTACTCCTATTAGTTTTTCAGAATTATTTACTGCATTGCAACAGCATACTATTGATGCACAGGAAAACCCATTACAAATAATATGTTCTTCAAGGTTTTATGAAGTACAAGATTATTTATCTTTAACTGGACATTTTTACGCATTAGGGAGTTTATTATTCAATAAAGAATTTGTTGAAAATCTTCCAGAAGATTTAAATATATTGTTAAATGAATGTGCTAGAGAAACGGTTGAATATCAAAGAAAAATAACTCAAGAAATGGAGGAAGAATTCCTTCAAGAATTAGAAGCAGCAGGAATGCATATAAACGAATTGACTCCAGAACAAAAGGATTTATTTATTGAAAAGGCAGAGCCCGTATATGAAAAATATGAGGGTATGTTAGGAAAAGATTTAATAGAGTTAGCTAGAAAATATAATGATTAG